A genomic region of Nostoc sp. UHCC 0702 contains the following coding sequences:
- a CDS encoding cadherin-like domain-containing protein, translating into MSARSGSSATPPILSATDDVSIQGTGANQLTVSGNNASRVFNISNTGTDATIDALTIANGNSVDGGGISINSNASLVLTNSTISNNNSGGGFGGGGIANTSGTVNVINSTISGNTATFGGGIASNGTLTVTNSTISGNTAGLFGGGIVAAGAVTLTGSTITNNTADSDNDGSGNGGGIASFGGTITAQNTIIAGNFDTGNEAPDVFGNIAGDANNLIGTLAGASGTIGTLSDIVNPNPGLAALANNGGPTQTHALLEGSAAVNAGNNALIPSTVTTDQRGAGFPRIIGGTVDIGAYESPFVPNQPPVAVDDTATTGKNTAITLNVTTLLANDTDAENNPLSISAVANATNGTVTLNNNGTPTNFSDDTVTFTPNNNFSGNASFEYTVSDGNGGTDIGLVTVAVGQNIDGTNYPETLNGTPGDDKIRGLAGNDTLNGLAGNDILDGGKGKDILTGGTGADTFVLNPSYGWGNNGKDTITDFNSSEGDKIGLAGGLTYNDLTFSGNNIIVQGSFLININLLNIINIGLFGTSDYTLATLTGVDTTTLTQNPQRCNCCSAIVSVGWANVCPPYKLAPLHPLPTPPAQSQTTHPPTSPQAVLPPPRG; encoded by the coding sequence TTGTCAGCACGATCAGGTTCTTCCGCAACACCACCGATCCTGTCAGCTACTGATGATGTAAGTATTCAGGGAACTGGGGCAAATCAACTGACAGTGAGTGGCAACAATGCCTCCCGCGTGTTCAACATTTCTAATACCGGAACAGATGCCACGATTGATGCTTTGACAATTGCTAATGGCAATTCTGTTGACGGTGGCGGCATTAGTATCAACTCTAATGCTAGTTTGGTTTTAACAAATAGTACCATCTCTAATAACAATTCAGGCGGTGGTTTTGGCGGTGGCGGCATTGCCAACACGAGCGGCACTGTTAACGTCATAAACAGTACTATCTCTGGCAATACGGCGACCTTCGGTGGCGGCATTGCCAGTAATGGTACACTCACTGTCACCAACAGTACAATCTCTGGAAATACAGCAGGCTTATTTGGTGGTGGTATAGTTGCAGCGGGGGCAGTTACTCTTACTGGTAGCACTATTACTAATAATACTGCTGACTCTGATAACGATGGCAGTGGTAACGGTGGAGGAATTGCCAGTTTTGGAGGCACTATTACTGCTCAAAATACCATCATTGCTGGCAACTTTGATACTGGTAACGAAGCCCCCGATGTATTCGGTAATATCGCAGGTGATGCCAACAACCTCATTGGCACCCTCGCAGGCGCATCCGGCACCATCGGTACGCTCAGCGATATCGTCAATCCCAACCCAGGACTAGCAGCTTTAGCCAATAACGGTGGCCCAACCCAAACTCATGCCTTACTCGAAGGTAGTGCCGCCGTCAACGCTGGCAATAATGCTCTTATCCCCTCTACCGTTACCACCGATCAACGCGGTGCAGGTTTTCCCCGCATCATCGGGGGTACAGTTGACATTGGGGCTTATGAATCTCCTTTCGTTCCCAATCAACCCCCTGTCGCTGTTGATGATACTGCTACTACTGGCAAAAACACTGCCATTACCCTGAATGTAACGACGCTACTCGCTAACGACACTGATGCAGAAAACAATCCTCTGAGCATCAGTGCCGTTGCCAACGCCACCAATGGTACTGTCACCCTCAACAATAACGGCACACCTACTAATTTTAGCGATGACACGGTTACCTTCACTCCCAACAACAACTTTAGTGGTAACGCCAGCTTTGAATACACTGTCAGTGATGGCAATGGTGGTACTGACATTGGTTTAGTGACAGTGGCTGTTGGTCAAAATATTGACGGCACTAACTACCCTGAAACCCTTAATGGTACTCCTGGTGACGATAAAATCCGTGGTTTGGCCGGCAACGATACTCTCAATGGTTTGGCTGGCAACGATATCCTCGACGGTGGTAAGGGTAAAGACATCCTCACAGGTGGTACTGGTGCAGATACCTTTGTCTTAAATCCCAGTTATGGATGGGGCAATAACGGCAAAGATACGATTACCGATTTCAACTCTTCTGAGGGAGACAAGATTGGCCTGGCTGGTGGGTTAACCTACAATGATTTGACCTTCTCTGGGAATAATATTATTGTCCAAGGGTCATTTTTGATTAACATCAACCTACTGAATATTATCAATATTGGGCTGTTTGGCACGTCAGATTATACTCTGGCAACTCTTACGGGAGTTGATACTACTACCCTTACCCAGAATCCCCAGAGGTGTAATTGTTGTAGTGCTATAGTAAGTGTAGGGTGGGCAAATGTTTGCCCACCCTACAAGCTTGCTCCCCTGCACCCCTTGCCTACACCCCCCGCGCAATCCCAAACGACTCACCCCCCAACGTCACCCCAAGCGGTGCTACCACCACCTCGCGGCTAG
- a CDS encoding phosphoribosylformylglycinamidine cyclo-ligase produces MTQALDQVDYDTLDAAKRRFIEAAKRTLGFASSYGKVPASGLGGSANTFSFNLAPFLEAGNQELSLTLVPEGLGTADDTRPDDLSEEELRRFWWNIGIKIISCLTNDAASSGMQTVLLGLYLPSSTPETIFTPAFLDGFLDGVVEACKRVGCVYISGETPQLKTKIISGRLDIAGSVFGVMPPGIAPIDGSRLGAGNSIVLVESSGPHENGFTPLRKLAESLPGGYRTKLKSGREFWEAMNAASHLYTPLVQAILRAGIRPTAMENITGHGWQKLMRSAKPLRYVVEKMLPVPEIFTFVEEHLEGGRAMMLSVFNYGAGFAIYTESEEDGEQIVRLAREHGLLAVVAGRVEASPSREVVVAPLGVTLGGESFGIARGV; encoded by the coding sequence ATGACTCAAGCTCTCGATCAAGTCGATTATGATACTCTCGATGCTGCAAAGCGACGCTTCATCGAAGCTGCAAAACGCACGCTTGGCTTTGCTAGCTCTTATGGTAAAGTACCCGCATCGGGTTTAGGAGGAAGCGCCAACACTTTCAGTTTCAATCTCGCGCCTTTTTTGGAAGCGGGGAATCAAGAACTTTCTCTGACGCTTGTCCCTGAAGGACTCGGCACCGCAGATGATACTCGACCTGATGACCTCAGTGAAGAAGAACTGCGGCGTTTTTGGTGGAACATCGGGATCAAAATCATCTCTTGTCTCACGAATGATGCTGCATCCTCTGGGATGCAAACTGTACTTCTTGGGTTATATCTGCCATCAAGTACTCCTGAAACAATTTTTACTCCCGCCTTCCTTGACGGGTTTCTCGATGGAGTGGTGGAGGCGTGCAAACGAGTGGGGTGTGTCTACATCTCTGGGGAAACTCCTCAACTAAAAACTAAGATTATTTCAGGTCGGCTTGATATTGCTGGCTCAGTTTTTGGGGTTATGCCGCCTGGTATTGCTCCCATCGATGGTTCGCGTCTGGGTGCCGGTAATAGTATCGTTTTGGTTGAGAGTTCTGGCCCCCATGAGAACGGCTTTACGCCGCTGCGAAAGCTGGCTGAATCACTCCCCGGTGGTTATAGAACGAAACTCAAGAGTGGGCGGGAGTTCTGGGAGGCGATGAACGCGGCTTCGCATCTTTACACGCCGTTGGTACAGGCGATACTGCGTGCAGGAATTCGTCCCACAGCGATGGAGAACATCACCGGACATGGCTGGCAGAAGTTGATGCGATCGGCGAAGCCTTTGCGGTACGTGGTGGAAAAGATGCTGCCGGTGCCTGAAATCTTTACCTTTGTTGAGGAGCATCTTGAGGGCGGAAGAGCGATGATGCTTTCGGTGTTCAATTATGGTGCAGGATTTGCCATTTATACAGAGTCAGAAGAGGATGGAGAACAGATTGTCAGGCTGGCAAGGGAACATGGGCTTTTGGCCGTGGTTGCTGGAAGGGTGGAAGCATCCCCTAGCCGCGAGGTGGTGGTAGCACCGCTTGGGGTGACGTTGGGGGGTGAGTCGTTTGGGATTGCGCGGGGGGTGTAG
- a CDS encoding universal stress protein, translating to MLARLQSAIGRDDLIEQMVLLPEPEKAFCNKVQEAKSVNLIVGYDGSPNSHTALDIAFWIAHQTRLATNNQVTVQAVYVVADNHNSEHSNIFSFAKRLPVFECPVNDVSKSVAPVLTQPKLQGITQTLQEKTVVSLQEADRILWQARSLAEEWQGSFKAHLRFGSITTQLEKVVELEAADILFLGCKSVNHPIIQTLGSNFPCAVVGIPNCIDE from the coding sequence ATGTTAGCGCGTCTACAAAGCGCCATAGGAAGAGATGATTTAATTGAGCAAATGGTATTACTACCAGAGCCAGAAAAAGCCTTTTGTAACAAAGTTCAGGAAGCAAAATCAGTCAACTTAATTGTTGGTTATGATGGTTCCCCTAACAGTCACACCGCCCTAGATATCGCTTTCTGGATTGCTCATCAAACGCGTTTAGCCACTAACAATCAGGTCACAGTGCAAGCCGTTTACGTAGTAGCAGACAATCACAATAGTGAACATTCAAATATTTTCAGCTTTGCAAAACGCCTGCCAGTTTTTGAGTGTCCGGTAAATGATGTATCAAAATCGGTGGCTCCCGTATTAACTCAGCCTAAATTGCAGGGAATTACACAAACTTTACAAGAAAAAACAGTAGTTTCCCTCCAAGAAGCTGACAGAATTCTTTGGCAAGCACGCAGTCTAGCTGAAGAATGGCAAGGTTCTTTCAAAGCACATTTGCGGTTTGGCAGCATTACTACACAACTTGAGAAAGTTGTGGAATTAGAAGCTGCTGATATACTCTTTTTGGGGTGTAAATCTGTTAATCATCCGATTATTCAAACACTAGGTTCTAATTTTCCTTGCGCCGTTGTAGGTATTCCTAATTGTATTGATGAATAA
- a CDS encoding class I SAM-dependent methyltransferase → MDKLKQTIISYSTKDLEQRKNWYSPAAEAYNKARPRYPQNLIDQVVEVAQLSSDSKILEVGCGPATATVAFAQLGCSMICLEPNPDFYQLAQQNCQPYSHVEIQNTSFEEWTLESVKFDAVLAASSFHWISPEVGYPKAANALQENGYLILLWNKELQPCYEVYQRLSQVYQVHAPSLDRYEDRNTQENILKVLGNLVIDSKLFKDLIFGQVICDVTYTVDEYLMLLNTYSPYLKLEPHSKKRLFAELRHQIEHSFGGSLQLSYISAFHIAQKI, encoded by the coding sequence ATGGACAAGCTAAAACAAACAATCATCAGCTACTCCACCAAAGACCTAGAACAGCGTAAAAATTGGTACTCGCCAGCAGCAGAAGCTTACAACAAAGCAAGACCCCGCTATCCACAAAATTTGATCGACCAAGTTGTGGAAGTTGCTCAACTCTCCAGTGACTCAAAAATTTTGGAGGTGGGATGTGGCCCTGCAACTGCAACGGTAGCATTCGCGCAACTAGGTTGCTCGATGATTTGCTTAGAACCAAACCCAGATTTTTATCAGTTAGCTCAACAGAATTGTCAACCTTATTCTCATGTAGAAATTCAAAATACATCCTTTGAAGAATGGACGTTAGAGTCTGTTAAATTTGATGCTGTCTTAGCAGCAAGTTCTTTTCATTGGATATCACCAGAAGTAGGATATCCAAAAGCAGCAAATGCTTTACAAGAGAATGGTTATCTAATTTTATTGTGGAATAAGGAACTTCAACCCTGCTATGAAGTGTACCAACGTTTATCTCAAGTCTATCAAGTCCATGCTCCATCTCTTGACAGATATGAAGATAGAAACACTCAAGAAAATATCTTAAAAGTATTGGGAAATCTGGTTATTGATTCTAAGCTCTTCAAAGACTTAATTTTCGGACAAGTAATATGTGATGTTACTTACACCGTTGATGAATATCTCATGCTTTTAAACACTTATTCTCCCTACCTCAAGTTAGAACCACACAGCAAAAAGCGCTTATTTGCAGAATTAAGGCATCAGATAGAACATAGCTTTGGAGGTAGTCTTCAACTTTCATATATCTCCGCTTTTCATATTGCCCAAAAAATCTAA
- a CDS encoding VCBS repeat-containing protein, with the protein MQLCTINYYRNSGGNFTAVTGVDNPFDGVDVGDFSTPTFADIDGDGDQDAFIGNDDGTINYYRNSGGNFTAVTGVDNPFDGVDVGDFSTPAFADIDGDGDQDAFIGNLDGIINYYRNDNGSFTAVTGADNPLDGVDVGLFSAPSFADIDGDGDLDGLIAGGDPSSSDFVSTIRFFRNTTDPVSY; encoded by the coding sequence CTGCAACTTTGCACTATCAACTACTACCGCAACTCTGGTGGTAACTTTACAGCAGTTACTGGCGTTGACAACCCCTTTGATGGCGTAGATGTCGGGGATTTTAGCACACCCACCTTTGCTGACATCGATGGCGATGGCGATCAAGACGCCTTTATTGGAAACGATGATGGCACTATCAACTACTACCGCAACTCTGGTGGTAACTTTACAGCAGTTACTGGCGTTGACAACCCCTTTGATGGCGTAGATGTCGGGGATTTTAGCACACCCGCCTTTGCCGACATCGACGGCGATGGCGATCAAGATGCCTTTATTGGAAATTTGGATGGCATTATCAACTATTATCGCAACGACAACGGTAGCTTTACCGCAGTTACTGGCGCTGACAATCCCTTGGACGGTGTGGATGTAGGGCTTTTCAGCGCCCCCAGCTTTGCTGACATCGACGGTGATGGGGATTTAGACGGTTTGATTGCTGGAGGAGACCCCTCTTCTTCAGATTTTGTCAGCACGATCAGGTTCTTCCGCAACACCACCGATCCTGTCAGCTACTGA
- a CDS encoding S-layer homology domain-containing protein, with the protein MVNSTLVATFYVNPVTGSDSNTGSRLSPFKSLTRALKVDKTTLMIQLGSGTYSAASGEVFPLVISAGVTVVGNEANKGAGIVITGSGEYQSPSFGVQNITLLLLDDASLMGVTVTNPTAKGSGVWIESARANVANNTFSYCGREGVFTTGNAKPAIVDNLFVQNAASGLMLARNSKAEVLRNVFQKNPLGIAVSDFAAPLIANNKLSDNRTAIALSRDARPVLRNNLIIQNTQGGLIVNGNAFPDLGSNQDAAGNIFRDHGEFDLYNATTVPLVSVGNQMNPTQVKGQVDFIAAIENNPKEISINTSFADLLGHWATAFVEALVSKGAISGFPDGTFAPDAPITRAQYAAIIAKTFQLSANNKVNKFSDVKSDFWAASAILSAAENGFVSGFPDGTFRPGLNLTKIQAIVSIVNGLKLSDGNPNLLTLYRDRVQIPSYATNAVAVGTQKQLIVNYPDTEQLEPLRDITRAEVAALIYQALVITSKEKAIASPYIVNPDVDIPSFSDLKGHWAEAFIRALANMGLTHGFADGNYQPDKPMTRAQYAALVAAAFNPTPKRPAPDFIDVPNDFWAYQALQIAASGGFVSGFSDRTFRPNQNVQRLQVIVSLVNGLNLPAANKNTALNYTDNSAIPDYARQAVVTATQQKIVVNYPNPKQLAPAREATRAEVAAMVYQALVAINRTTNINSPYIVSTVSN; encoded by the coding sequence ATGGTGAACTCTACTCTTGTAGCCACATTCTATGTCAACCCTGTAACAGGTAGTGATAGTAATACCGGTTCGCGGTTGAGTCCGTTTAAAAGCCTCACCCGTGCTTTAAAAGTCGATAAAACAACGCTGATGATTCAGCTAGGATCTGGAACTTACAGCGCGGCTAGTGGTGAAGTGTTTCCACTGGTGATCTCTGCGGGGGTGACGGTAGTGGGTAATGAAGCCAACAAAGGGGCGGGGATCGTCATTACTGGCAGTGGTGAATATCAAAGTCCTAGTTTTGGTGTGCAAAATATTACGCTGCTGTTACTGGATGATGCTAGTCTTATGGGTGTGACTGTGACTAATCCCACAGCTAAAGGCAGTGGTGTCTGGATTGAATCGGCAAGGGCAAATGTGGCTAATAATACTTTTAGCTACTGTGGTCGGGAAGGAGTCTTTACAACTGGTAATGCTAAACCCGCAATTGTAGATAATCTGTTTGTGCAAAACGCCGCTAGCGGTTTGATGCTGGCGCGTAATAGCAAAGCAGAGGTGTTGCGGAATGTCTTTCAAAAAAATCCTTTGGGTATAGCAGTTAGTGATTTTGCGGCTCCTTTGATCGCCAACAATAAATTATCAGATAATCGCACAGCGATCGCACTTTCTCGTGATGCCCGACCTGTGCTACGTAATAATCTGATTATTCAAAACACTCAAGGCGGACTTATTGTCAATGGTAATGCCTTCCCAGATTTAGGTAGCAATCAAGACGCTGCTGGTAATATTTTTCGTGATCATGGCGAATTCGATTTATACAACGCCACAACAGTACCGCTTGTATCGGTAGGTAATCAAATGAATCCTACGCAAGTCAAAGGACAGGTAGATTTCATTGCTGCCATAGAAAATAATCCCAAAGAAATCTCAATCAATACCAGTTTTGCTGATTTGCTTGGGCATTGGGCAACAGCTTTTGTAGAAGCGTTGGTGAGTAAGGGTGCAATTAGTGGCTTTCCTGATGGTACTTTTGCCCCAGATGCCCCCATTACCCGCGCCCAGTATGCTGCTATCATTGCAAAAACTTTTCAGTTGTCTGCAAACAATAAAGTCAATAAATTTTCCGATGTCAAATCAGACTTTTGGGCAGCATCCGCCATCTTGAGTGCCGCTGAAAACGGCTTTGTGAGTGGCTTCCCCGATGGCACGTTTCGGCCAGGACTCAATTTAACTAAAATTCAGGCAATAGTATCTATTGTCAATGGCTTAAAGCTGAGTGATGGCAATCCGAACTTATTAACTTTGTACCGCGATCGCGTTCAAATTCCCAGTTACGCCACCAATGCTGTGGCAGTAGGTACACAAAAACAGTTAATTGTCAACTATCCCGATACTGAACAACTAGAACCATTGCGGGATATTACTCGTGCTGAAGTAGCGGCATTAATTTATCAAGCATTAGTAATTACGAGCAAAGAAAAAGCGATCGCTTCACCATATATTGTCAATCCTGATGTTGATATCCCCTCATTTAGCGACCTCAAAGGACATTGGGCAGAAGCATTTATTCGGGCATTAGCCAACATGGGGTTAACTCATGGTTTTGCCGATGGCAACTACCAGCCAGATAAACCCATGACTCGCGCCCAGTATGCAGCTTTAGTGGCAGCTGCCTTTAACCCCACTCCCAAACGCCCAGCACCCGATTTTATCGACGTACCCAACGATTTTTGGGCATATCAAGCCTTACAAATCGCGGCTAGCGGCGGCTTTGTCAGTGGATTTAGCGATCGCACTTTCCGCCCCAATCAAAATGTGCAAAGGTTACAAGTGATTGTTTCTCTCGTTAACGGACTTAATTTACCAGCTGCGAATAAAAATACCGCACTCAACTACACTGATAATAGTGCCATTCCTGACTATGCCCGTCAGGCAGTGGTGACAGCCACACAACAAAAAATCGTTGTCAACTATCCAAATCCCAAGCAGCTTGCACCTGCACGGGAAGCCACACGCGCCGAAGTAGCAGCAATGGTTTATCAAGCATTAGTTGCTATCAACCGCACAACAAATATTAATTCACCCTATATTGTTTCGACAGTCAGCAATTGA
- a CDS encoding tetratricopeptide repeat protein, whose translation MSLQGRLEAQTLDTALVRQKSLAINPEGIFRVYCFCPTLEERMLIHEITLVNWQRYCCYEKAVELAPNSAAAHSNLGAALLMQGKLNRAEVVLQQTLELKPDFAIAHYNLAMVLDYQGKVEAALESYQQAQALAPQVEEIFYSLNYLRLKLCDWDNYNARIQEFVNRLETLLKTKLGIPLAPFILSAFPVPQALHTDVARRMAQTINQSMAQIKASCNFALSTTTATLVVTLQQLLALTTPLMA comes from the coding sequence TTGAGCTTACAAGGTAGGTTAGAGGCTCAAACCCTTGATACTGCCTTAGTACGCCAAAAAAGCCTTGCGATAAATCCAGAAGGAATTTTTAGGGTTTATTGTTTTTGCCCAACCCTAGAGGAAAGGATGTTAATACATGAAATTACCCTCGTAAATTGGCAAAGGTATTGCTGTTACGAAAAAGCTGTAGAACTCGCTCCTAATTCAGCCGCCGCCCATAGCAACTTAGGAGCTGCCTTGCTGATGCAGGGAAAGCTCAACCGAGCCGAAGTTGTTTTGCAGCAGACTTTGGAACTGAAACCAGATTTTGCGATCGCTCATTATAACTTGGCAATGGTCTTGGATTATCAGGGCAAAGTCGAAGCAGCCCTAGAAAGTTATCAGCAAGCCCAAGCCCTAGCGCCGCAAGTAGAAGAAATTTTTTACAGCTTGAACTACTTGCGCCTGAAACTATGCGATTGGGATAACTATAATGCACGGATTCAGGAATTTGTCAACCGCCTCGAAACCCTCCTGAAAACAAAACTAGGAATCCCCCTAGCTCCCTTTATCCTCAGCGCTTTTCCTGTACCCCAAGCCCTGCATACAGATGTAGCGCGACGTATGGCACAAACCATTAATCAGTCGATGGCGCAAATCAAAGCCAGCTGCAACTTTGCACTATCAACTACTACCGCAACTCTGGTGGTAACTTTACAGCAGTTACTGGCGTTGACAACCCCTTTGATGGCGTAG
- a CDS encoding cytochrome C peroxidase, producing MKKIQSSTIFVAAVLARVTNLAFRLSKRIKSSMAIAVIVVIAILAGHTVSAQLAPSLVPLKNVAIPKPENLADFVKDEKAAIALGKSLFWDMQVGSDGITSCASCHFHAGADNRAKNQLSPGILRVNADKSANPDTTFSIGQPNYTLKKEDFPFHKLADPNVRTSTVLSDSNDVASSQGVFNSKYDSTNNSVTQVDDPVFNVGGTEVRRVEPRNTPTVINAVFNFRNFWDGRAQNVFNGVDPFGTRNPNAKVYKANTLLSPLTAVSVQLKNSSLASQAVGPPLSAFEMSADGRTFEEIGDQFGSGLLDNLLNILKTKKLLLPRDLAKNLLPLKPLAKQVVDSQDSVLGEYRSGTGKGLKVTYKQLIKDAFKPQWWQSTQLVQVDKANGNSRKVVLLPDLSSTTEEYTQLEYNFSLFFGLAVQMYESTLVSDNAPIDQYLENPDKYNKDFGDTQKRGLDLFQNKFCIACHAGAEFTAASVRNVQNNGRLTRSPAPGNPIEDTGFFKIGVTPELEDLGVGGEDGQMPVSRSLSEAEIAKDKEIFKKVFGEYPNITPGDTDTVESLALFKAPGLRNVELTAPYMHNGGMLTLEQVVDFYNRGAGDDNPNVPRLPPLGLSNEDKQALVAFLKSLTDERVRYQKAPFDHPQLFVPNGHPGDQTYVTGDGTGKATDDLIEIPSVGRNGSSSPISNFLATP from the coding sequence ATGAAAAAAATTCAAAGTAGCACCATATTTGTGGCTGCTGTATTAGCCAGAGTTACTAACTTGGCATTCAGGTTGTCAAAAAGAATCAAAAGCAGTATGGCGATCGCAGTGATTGTTGTGATCGCCATACTCGCCGGACATACTGTATCAGCCCAGCTAGCGCCTTCTTTAGTACCGCTCAAAAATGTAGCGATTCCCAAGCCGGAAAATCTTGCAGACTTCGTGAAAGATGAGAAAGCTGCGATCGCTCTAGGAAAGTCCCTTTTTTGGGACATGCAAGTCGGTAGCGATGGCATCACGTCCTGTGCTAGTTGCCATTTCCATGCTGGCGCAGACAACAGAGCCAAAAACCAGCTAAGTCCGGGGATTTTGCGCGTAAATGCCGACAAAAGCGCCAATCCAGATACTACTTTCAGTATCGGTCAGCCGAACTACACACTTAAAAAAGAAGATTTCCCATTTCACAAACTGGCAGATCCCAATGTCCGTACTTCAACTGTTCTGTCGGACAGTAACGATGTAGCCTCCTCCCAAGGGGTCTTCAATTCCAAGTACGACAGTACCAACAACAGCGTGACTCAAGTAGACGATCCTGTCTTCAACGTCGGAGGTACTGAAGTCCGGCGAGTCGAACCACGCAACACCCCAACTGTGATCAATGCGGTGTTCAACTTCCGCAACTTTTGGGACGGAAGGGCGCAGAACGTCTTCAACGGGGTAGATCCCTTTGGAACAAGAAACCCTAATGCTAAAGTTTACAAGGCAAACACTCTCTTAAGTCCGCTCACAGCAGTGAGTGTCCAACTCAAGAATTCGTCTCTAGCTTCCCAAGCAGTGGGGCCACCGCTGAGTGCCTTCGAGATGTCCGCAGACGGTCGCACATTCGAGGAAATTGGCGATCAATTTGGGTCAGGGCTGCTAGACAATTTATTGAACATTCTCAAAACCAAGAAGCTGCTTCTCCCTAGAGACCTTGCTAAAAACTTACTTCCTCTCAAACCGCTTGCCAAACAAGTCGTAGATTCCCAGGACAGTGTTTTAGGTGAGTATCGCAGCGGCACTGGAAAGGGGTTGAAGGTTACATACAAGCAGCTGATCAAAGACGCCTTCAAGCCACAGTGGTGGCAATCTACCCAGTTAGTCCAGGTTGATAAAGCCAACGGAAATAGCCGCAAAGTCGTGCTTCTGCCGGATCTTTCAAGTACCACTGAGGAATATACCCAATTAGAGTACAACTTCTCGCTCTTCTTCGGGCTAGCGGTGCAAATGTATGAGTCTACATTAGTATCAGACAATGCACCGATTGACCAATACTTGGAAAACCCGGACAAGTATAACAAGGATTTCGGTGACACGCAAAAGCGGGGTTTGGATCTTTTTCAGAATAAGTTTTGTATCGCTTGCCACGCGGGAGCAGAATTCACAGCTGCTTCCGTGAGGAACGTGCAGAACAACGGACGACTCACGCGATCGCCAGCACCCGGAAACCCGATTGAAGATACTGGCTTCTTCAAAATTGGCGTTACTCCCGAACTTGAAGATTTGGGCGTAGGTGGTGAGGATGGGCAAATGCCTGTATCGCGATCGCTATCGGAGGCCGAGATAGCCAAAGACAAAGAAATCTTCAAAAAAGTCTTTGGTGAATATCCCAATATCACGCCTGGCGACACTGATACAGTAGAATCGCTTGCATTATTTAAAGCACCTGGACTCCGCAACGTCGAACTGACTGCTCCCTACATGCACAACGGTGGAATGTTGACCTTGGAGCAAGTCGTTGATTTCTACAATCGGGGTGCGGGGGATGACAATCCAAATGTACCTCGCCTTCCTCCGTTGGGGCTGAGCAATGAAGACAAACAGGCACTGGTGGCATTCTTGAAGTCCCTTACTGATGAGCGAGTCCGCTATCAGAAAGCACCCTTCGACCATCCGCAGTTGTTCGTCCCTAATGGACATCCAGGAGATCAAACCTACGTCACCGGTGACGGCACAGGAAAAGCCACAGATGACCTCATAGAGATCCCATCTGTTGGTCGTAATGGTAGCAGCAGTCCCATTTCTAACTTCCTGGCGACACCCTAG
- a CDS encoding MGMT family protein, whose protein sequence is MSSEYGSILHLFTKQKQGVGMVECKRINLKVGHGIESDINANPISPRQVLVIRYEDIAELKINPGELRENIAIAGIQTEYFIPGSVITFESGAAIRLTFYCEPCKRIAHLVKSLKSIQYKRGILGVIIKSGTVEVGSKVQIQTNMFPALPENPYERFLELLRKVPSGKVVSYKHIIQAIGVDNSYIRAIPTYIKKAAATVYPIHRILDSQGNLIKFAFNQKNKLEAEGIQVLCNADLSIEDNKYCVLIHDYLWEDKTIYLK, encoded by the coding sequence ATGTCTAGTGAATACGGCTCTATACTACATCTTTTTACTAAGCAAAAACAAGGTGTTGGAATGGTCGAATGCAAAAGAATAAATTTAAAAGTAGGTCATGGTATTGAAAGTGATATTAATGCTAATCCTATAAGCCCCAGACAAGTTTTAGTGATTAGATATGAAGATATTGCAGAACTTAAAATTAACCCTGGAGAATTACGAGAAAATATTGCGATCGCAGGTATTCAAACTGAATACTTTATACCTGGCTCTGTTATAACTTTTGAGAGTGGCGCTGCAATTCGTCTAACTTTTTACTGCGAACCCTGTAAGCGAATAGCTCACTTAGTAAAATCATTAAAAAGCATTCAATATAAGAGAGGAATTTTAGGTGTAATTATTAAATCAGGTACAGTAGAGGTTGGTAGTAAAGTTCAGATTCAAACTAATATGTTTCCCGCTTTACCTGAAAATCCTTATGAACGTTTTTTAGAGCTTTTAAGAAAAGTTCCATCTGGTAAAGTAGTAAGTTATAAACATATTATTCAAGCCATAGGTGTAGATAATAGCTATATCAGAGCTATTCCAACATATATTAAAAAAGCTGCTGCAACCGTTTATCCAATACATAGAATATTAGATTCTCAAGGAAATTTAATAAAGTTTGCCTTCAATCAGAAAAACAAGTTAGAAGCTGAAGGCATTCAGGTTTTATGTAATGCAGATTTATCGATTGAAGACAATAAATATTGTGTATTGATTCATGATTACTTATGGGAAGATAAGACTATATACTTAAAATAA